One Lysinibacillus sp. OF-1 DNA segment encodes these proteins:
- the dxs gene encoding 1-deoxy-D-xylulose-5-phosphate synthase → MDLNKITSPSFLKNLNRKELEQLAQEIRTFLIEKCSVTGGHIGPNLGVVELTIMLHKMFDSPKDKFLWDVGHQAYVHKILTGRASQFDTLRQFKGLCGFPKRVESEHDEWETGHSSTSLSAAMGMAAARDIKKEQSYVIPIIGDGALTGGMALEALNHIGHAKTNMIVILNDNEMSIAPNVGALHSVLGRLRTAKEYSKAKEELESLINKIPVLGGKLASTAERLKDSLKYLVVSGVFFEELGFKYLGPIDGHDFEALETTLSYAKKVKGPVLLHVITKKGKGYKPAEDDTIGNWHGTGPYKIENGAFVKSEAKGPAWSSLVAETVRKIAHEDKRVVTITPAMPVGSKLQGIQKDFPNRFFDVGIAEQHAATMAAGLATQKMKPFLAIYSTFLQRAYDQVLHDIARPNLNVFIGIDRAGLVGADGETHQGVFDIAFLRHIPNMTIMMPKDENEGQHMVKTAIDYDGGPIALRYPRGNGIGVPLDDELVALPIGSWEVLREGKDASILTFGTTIPMAMAAADMLAQQGIDIEVVNARFIKPMDENMLHRILADHKPILTIEEAVLQGGFGSGVLEFAHDHGYLNALIDRMGIPDQYIEHGNVDQLLAEIHMTAEDTVARMHVLLQQKQQVGLNK, encoded by the coding sequence GTGGATTTAAATAAAATAACTAGTCCATCCTTTTTAAAAAACTTAAATAGGAAGGAGCTTGAGCAACTTGCTCAAGAAATTCGTACCTTCTTAATCGAAAAATGTTCTGTCACAGGCGGGCATATCGGGCCGAATTTAGGCGTAGTTGAACTAACGATAATGCTGCATAAAATGTTTGACAGTCCAAAAGATAAGTTTTTGTGGGATGTTGGCCACCAAGCTTACGTGCATAAAATTTTAACAGGTCGTGCGAGTCAATTTGACACCCTGCGTCAGTTCAAAGGGCTTTGTGGATTTCCAAAGCGCGTGGAGAGTGAACATGATGAATGGGAAACAGGTCATAGCTCGACTTCCTTATCAGCAGCCATGGGTATGGCAGCAGCACGTGATATTAAAAAAGAACAAAGCTATGTTATCCCGATCATTGGTGATGGCGCTTTAACTGGTGGTATGGCACTGGAGGCTTTAAATCATATTGGGCATGCGAAAACGAATATGATTGTCATACTAAATGATAATGAAATGTCGATTGCACCAAATGTTGGTGCTTTACACAGTGTTTTAGGTCGTTTGCGTACAGCCAAGGAGTACTCCAAAGCGAAAGAAGAGCTAGAATCACTCATTAATAAAATTCCTGTATTAGGTGGTAAGCTTGCTTCTACAGCTGAACGTTTGAAGGACAGCTTAAAATATTTAGTGGTATCTGGAGTGTTTTTTGAGGAGCTAGGTTTTAAATATCTTGGTCCGATTGATGGACATGATTTCGAGGCTCTTGAAACGACTTTATCTTATGCGAAAAAAGTGAAAGGCCCAGTCCTTCTTCATGTGATTACGAAAAAAGGGAAAGGCTATAAACCTGCTGAGGACGATACTATTGGCAATTGGCATGGGACAGGTCCTTATAAAATTGAAAACGGTGCCTTTGTCAAGTCTGAGGCCAAGGGGCCAGCTTGGAGTAGTTTAGTTGCTGAGACGGTACGTAAAATTGCTCATGAGGATAAGCGTGTGGTGACTATTACACCCGCTATGCCTGTTGGCTCCAAGCTACAAGGCATACAAAAAGACTTCCCAAATCGTTTCTTTGATGTAGGAATTGCTGAACAACATGCAGCAACAATGGCAGCAGGTCTAGCCACACAGAAGATGAAGCCATTTCTAGCAATTTATTCTACATTCCTGCAACGTGCCTATGACCAAGTATTGCATGATATTGCTCGCCCAAATTTAAATGTCTTTATCGGTATTGATCGTGCTGGCTTAGTGGGAGCAGATGGAGAAACACATCAAGGTGTATTTGATATTGCGTTCCTTCGTCATATTCCAAACATGACGATTATGATGCCAAAGGATGAAAATGAAGGGCAGCATATGGTGAAAACAGCGATTGATTATGATGGTGGTCCTATTGCTCTTCGTTACCCACGAGGAAACGGTATAGGTGTGCCACTAGATGATGAGCTTGTCGCATTACCGATTGGTAGTTGGGAAGTATTGCGTGAGGGGAAAGATGCATCGATTTTGACATTTGGAACAACGATTCCAATGGCAATGGCAGCGGCTGACATGTTAGCACAGCAAGGGATCGACATTGAAGTAGTCAATGCTCGCTTTATCAAACCGATGGATGAAAATATGCTGCACCGTATATTAGCCGATCATAAACCGATTTTAACGATTGAAGAAGCAGTTCTACAAGGTGGGTTCGGTAGTGGTGTATTAGAATTTGCTCACGACCATGGTTATTTAAATGCGCTCATTGATCGTATGGGAATTCCAGATCAATATATCGAGCATGGTAACGTCGATCAGCTTCTTGCAGAAATTCATATGACTGCAGAGGATACGGTTGCACGTATGCATGTATTACTTCAACAAAAACAGCAAGTAGGTTTGAATAAATAA
- a CDS encoding polyprenyl synthetase family protein — protein MNEPLKYFIESNIPQIEETMYALVEKIDAPADLKESMLYSLKAGGKRIRPLFVLAVLELYRKNLQDGLIIGSVIEIIHTYSLIHDDLPSMDNDDFRRGKPTNHKVFGEALATLAGDALNTLAFGILARMEVSAEKRIELVQLLSVAAGAEGMVGGQVLDMEGEQRQLNLAELEQVHVNKTGALLRFSIEAGAVLADVSAQDRATLKEYAHHIGLAFQIQDDILDIEGTTEELGKTAGKDVASDKSTYPALLTLEGAKEKLAEHYQHAINALDQLPIDVSLLRDFAAYIVHRKN, from the coding sequence ATGAATGAGCCATTAAAGTACTTTATCGAAAGCAATATACCACAAATTGAAGAAACCATGTATGCACTTGTTGAAAAAATTGATGCACCAGCGGATTTAAAGGAATCCATGCTTTATTCATTAAAGGCAGGCGGTAAACGTATTCGTCCACTTTTTGTCTTAGCTGTGCTTGAGCTTTACCGTAAAAATCTACAGGACGGTTTGATTATCGGTTCTGTAATTGAAATCATTCACACATATTCATTAATCCATGATGATTTACCGAGCATGGATAATGATGATTTCAGAAGAGGCAAGCCAACAAATCATAAGGTGTTTGGAGAAGCACTGGCTACATTAGCTGGAGATGCTCTAAATACATTGGCATTTGGCATTTTAGCACGTATGGAAGTGTCTGCTGAAAAACGCATTGAACTTGTCCAATTGCTTAGCGTAGCAGCAGGCGCAGAAGGCATGGTTGGTGGTCAAGTACTTGATATGGAAGGGGAGCAACGTCAGTTGAATTTAGCTGAACTGGAACAGGTCCATGTCAATAAAACAGGTGCTTTATTGCGCTTTAGTATTGAAGCGGGAGCTGTATTAGCAGATGTATCAGCGCAGGACCGTGCTACTTTGAAGGAATATGCGCATCATATCGGTCTTGCTTTCCAAATTCAAGACGATATTTTAGATATTGAAGGAACGACAGAAGAACTAGGAAAAACAGCTGGGAAAGATGTAGCTAGTGATAAAAGCACCTACCCAGCACTATTAACGTTAGAGGGAGCAAAAGAAAAGCTTGCTGAGCATTATCAACATGCCATTAATGCACTTGATCAATTACCAATAGATGTCAGCTTGTTACGTGACTTTGCTGCGTATATTGTTCATCGTAAAAACTAA
- the xseB gene encoding exodeoxyribonuclease VII small subunit, whose amino-acid sequence MTEKQQTFAEAMTALEEIVRQLEQGDVPLENAIDLYKQGMELSKFCHSKLQHAEEQLVSIVQETGETTAFDPLKGEN is encoded by the coding sequence GTGACAGAAAAACAACAAACATTTGCAGAAGCCATGACGGCATTAGAAGAAATCGTTCGCCAGCTAGAGCAAGGCGATGTGCCATTGGAAAATGCGATTGATTTATACAAGCAAGGAATGGAGCTATCAAAGTTTTGCCATAGTAAGCTGCAACATGCAGAAGAGCAGCTTGTATCGATTGTCCAAGAAACTGGTGAAACAACAGCATTTGATCCACTAAAGGGAGAGAATTAG
- the xseA gene encoding exodeoxyribonuclease VII large subunit: MSSASYLTVKALTKYIKRKFDADPHLREVYVKGELSNVKIHQSGHIYFTLKDDGARIAATMFKTAAAKLAFEPKEGMQVFIRGDVNVYEGYGTYQLYVQEMQPDGIGSLFVAFNQLKEQLQKEGLFKPEWKQPIPKFPEKIGVLTSTTGAAIRDICTTLKRRYPLAEILIYPTLVQGAQAAPNIVQNIQRANQEASCDVLIVGRGGGSIEDLWAFNEEIVARAIFDSRIPIISAVGHETDTTIADYVADLRAPTPTAAAEMAVPDQAELFQRVLSQKSQLHQMVRSQLMAERQRLNKLQQSYPLSMPERLYRPFTERLAQLESGLQTAMQVDLMKKGAQLQQLHSTVEQHSPKKALAFHQRELEARIQQLSRATTYYVAKQQQQFEATVRTLEALNPLSILTRGFTVAYKDQQMIKSSTEVQKQDQLTLTFHDGKVVAEVTNILPKNEGESL; this comes from the coding sequence ATGTCCTCTGCTTCTTATTTAACTGTAAAAGCGTTAACAAAATATATTAAACGAAAATTTGATGCCGATCCACATTTACGCGAAGTATATGTAAAGGGTGAATTATCGAATGTTAAAATTCATCAATCAGGTCATATTTACTTTACATTAAAGGACGATGGTGCCCGAATAGCGGCTACCATGTTTAAAACAGCGGCCGCGAAGTTAGCATTTGAGCCAAAGGAAGGTATGCAAGTATTTATTCGCGGTGATGTAAACGTTTACGAAGGCTATGGAACCTATCAGCTCTATGTGCAGGAAATGCAACCTGATGGCATTGGAAGCTTATTTGTAGCCTTTAATCAATTAAAAGAGCAATTGCAAAAAGAAGGGCTTTTTAAACCGGAGTGGAAGCAGCCTATTCCAAAGTTTCCTGAAAAAATTGGTGTGTTAACATCGACAACCGGTGCTGCCATTCGAGATATTTGTACGACGTTAAAGAGACGATACCCACTGGCTGAGATTTTAATTTATCCAACACTTGTTCAAGGAGCACAAGCAGCCCCGAATATTGTGCAAAATATTCAACGTGCTAATCAGGAGGCAAGCTGTGACGTGTTGATAGTCGGACGAGGGGGAGGCTCAATCGAGGATCTTTGGGCATTTAACGAAGAAATAGTCGCACGGGCTATTTTCGACAGTCGAATCCCTATTATTAGCGCAGTTGGTCACGAAACAGATACGACAATTGCTGATTATGTTGCTGATTTACGTGCACCTACACCAACAGCAGCCGCCGAAATGGCTGTACCAGATCAGGCGGAATTATTTCAACGTGTGCTTTCGCAAAAATCACAACTTCATCAGATGGTTAGGTCGCAACTTATGGCTGAACGTCAACGTCTAAATAAACTCCAACAGTCTTATCCATTGTCCATGCCCGAAAGACTTTATCGACCTTTTACGGAAAGATTAGCACAGCTTGAGTCCGGATTGCAGACAGCGATGCAAGTGGATTTGATGAAGAAAGGCGCCCAGCTTCAACAATTACATAGTACGGTGGAGCAACATTCACCAAAAAAAGCACTAGCCTTCCATCAACGGGAGCTTGAAGCACGCATCCAACAATTATCTCGTGCTACGACGTATTATGTGGCGAAGCAGCAACAACAATTCGAGGCAACTGTTAGAACATTAGAAGCTTTAAATCCACTATCCATTCTAACTAGAGGCTTTACAGTAGCATATAAAGATCAGCAAATGATTAAATCATCCACTGAGGTGCAAAAGCAGGATCAGCTTACGCTCACTTTCCATGATGGAAAGGTAGTGGCTGAAGTGACGAATATCTTGCCAAAGAATGAGGGGGAATCGTTGTGA
- a CDS encoding undecaprenyl-diphosphate phosphatase has protein sequence MENIDIVLIVKHIIIGLVQGFTEPIPVSSSGHVMIASEILGLGEQGFTFAILTNTASLLAIMYIYREDIVRLITHFFLYLKTREKRYHADFRFALYIVIGSIPAGVLGVLLSDVIADNVSMTTIALMLFVTGAALWLIRNMRGKKKDADLRAKDAIIVGLGQAVALTPGISRSGATIISAIAVGMKQDTALRFSFMLYIPVSLGGVVLGITDFLDEPNKGTLALPYAATFLATLIMTYFAMRWFMGIMKSGKLSYFTYYCFIVGTLLLLFY, from the coding sequence ATGGAAAATATCGATATTGTGTTAATTGTCAAACATATCATCATTGGTCTTGTCCAAGGTTTCACAGAACCCATTCCTGTATCGTCGAGTGGACATGTGATGATCGCCAGTGAAATACTTGGACTTGGGGAGCAAGGATTTACGTTTGCCATTTTAACAAATACAGCTTCGCTACTTGCTATTATGTATATTTATCGTGAGGATATTGTTCGGCTTATTACCCATTTTTTTCTTTATCTGAAGACACGTGAAAAACGGTATCATGCAGATTTTCGCTTTGCTTTGTATATCGTGATTGGTTCGATCCCTGCTGGCGTTTTAGGGGTGTTATTAAGTGATGTCATAGCTGATAACGTCAGTATGACAACGATTGCGCTCATGTTATTTGTCACAGGGGCCGCATTATGGTTAATACGTAATATGCGTGGCAAGAAAAAAGATGCAGATTTACGTGCAAAAGATGCCATTATTGTAGGATTGGGGCAAGCGGTTGCTTTAACGCCAGGTATTAGCCGTTCAGGAGCAACAATTATTTCAGCAATAGCCGTAGGGATGAAGCAGGATACTGCCTTACGTTTCTCCTTTATGCTTTATATTCCTGTAAGTTTGGGTGGGGTTGTCCTAGGGATTACAGATTTTTTAGACGAACCGAATAAAGGTACATTAGCGTTGCCCTATGCAGCTACTTTCCTAGCAACACTCATTATGACTTATTTTGCGATGCGTTGGTTTATGGGCATTATGAAAAGTGGTAAACTTAGCTATTTTACGTACTATTGCTTTATTGTAGGGACCCTTTTATTACTATTCTATTAA
- the folD gene encoding bifunctional methylenetetrahydrofolate dehydrogenase/methenyltetrahydrofolate cyclohydrolase FolD — MSSAIINGKEIGQEIRNAVAERVIRLKERGLTPGLAVVLVGDNQASATYVRNKQKSCEAIGMFSELIKLPEETTQEELLAQIQRLNQREDIHGILVQLPLPKHIDEDTVIATIAVEKDVDGFSPVSVGKMMLGQETFLPCTPFGVMKLLEYSGIEIAGKHAVIVGRSHIVGKPMGQLLLQKDATVTYTHSKTPDLPSFTKQADILIAAVGRANFITKEHVKEGAVVIDVGINRDDNNKLCGDVNFVEVDGIASHITPVPGGVGPMTITMLLFNTVQAAENKLAQ, encoded by the coding sequence ATGTCAAGTGCAATTATTAATGGTAAAGAGATTGGTCAAGAAATTCGTAATGCTGTGGCGGAGCGTGTCATTCGTTTAAAAGAACGAGGGTTAACACCTGGTTTAGCGGTTGTATTAGTTGGAGACAACCAAGCTTCAGCTACATATGTGAGAAATAAACAAAAATCTTGTGAAGCAATTGGTATGTTCTCAGAACTCATTAAATTACCAGAAGAAACAACGCAAGAGGAATTATTAGCGCAAATTCAACGTTTAAATCAACGTGAGGATATTCACGGTATTTTAGTACAATTACCACTCCCAAAACATATTGATGAGGATACAGTCATTGCAACGATAGCTGTCGAGAAAGATGTCGACGGTTTCTCACCTGTCAGTGTTGGGAAAATGATGCTTGGCCAAGAAACATTTTTACCTTGTACACCGTTTGGCGTGATGAAGCTTCTTGAGTATTCAGGAATTGAAATCGCTGGAAAACATGCAGTCATCGTAGGACGTAGTCATATCGTTGGTAAACCAATGGGACAACTATTATTGCAAAAGGATGCAACGGTGACCTATACGCATTCTAAAACGCCAGATTTGCCTTCATTTACAAAACAAGCAGATATTTTAATTGCCGCTGTTGGACGTGCGAACTTTATTACGAAAGAGCATGTAAAAGAAGGGGCTGTTGTCATTGATGTAGGGATTAATCGCGATGACAACAATAAATTATGCGGTGACGTAAACTTTGTAGAAGTGGATGGAATTGCGTCTCATATTACGCCTGTACCAGGCGGCGTAGGCCCAATGACCATCACTATGTTACTATTCAACACTGTGCAAGCAGCTGAAAATAAGCTTGCACAATAA
- the nusB gene encoding transcription antitermination factor NusB, with the protein MKRHEAREKALQVLFQLDNTDLTVEEAMGHIKGQPTNAFYEKIVNGTAEHLEEIDATLEQHLEKWSLARLPKIERTVLRLAVYELLYMPETPKRVVLNEAIELCKTFGEDSSSKFVNGVLSKFTEQE; encoded by the coding sequence ATGAAACGACATGAAGCACGCGAAAAAGCGTTGCAAGTTTTGTTTCAGCTAGACAACACGGATCTAACAGTTGAAGAAGCAATGGGCCATATTAAAGGTCAACCTACCAATGCCTTCTATGAAAAGATTGTGAATGGAACAGCTGAACATTTGGAGGAAATCGATGCTACATTAGAACAGCATCTTGAAAAGTGGTCACTTGCCCGTCTACCCAAAATTGAAAGAACGGTATTACGCCTAGCTGTATACGAACTGTTATACATGCCTGAAACACCAAAAAGAGTAGTACTAAACGAAGCAATCGAGTTATGTAAAACATTTGGCGAAGATAGTTCATCTAAATTCGTCAATGGTGTACTTTCTAAATTTACAGAACAAGAATAA
- a CDS encoding MerR family transcriptional regulator: MKEHYYTIGEVAKLSNLSIQTLRYYDQIDLFKPAYTDPYTHYRYYKGNQLFYLDIIKSLKYIGVTLEDIKKALTLTSEELLAFLAQQELRINEKISRLNEAKNTLLKTKKQLQEQIDIPIFGEVYMQIEEAMPVLQVTTTELTPTSSTSTYYATLTKIIEKEGSVLNSRYGCTYPLVPYKDVNDIIYDAVFTPLLTERTFSKLSPNVQQTIIPAGKYVCIAFIYDPDTYFSFYEKLRNYVLAQQEIFESQVYELYMPATLTMEKEKKFIVELKIRQKQETMISAKK, translated from the coding sequence ATGAAGGAACATTATTATACCATTGGTGAGGTTGCCAAACTTTCAAATTTATCGATTCAGACGTTACGTTACTATGATCAAATTGATTTATTTAAGCCTGCTTATACTGATCCCTACACCCATTACCGTTATTATAAAGGCAATCAGCTTTTCTATTTAGACATTATCAAATCGCTTAAATATATCGGCGTTACGCTCGAAGATATAAAAAAAGCACTGACATTAACTTCAGAAGAATTGCTTGCTTTTTTAGCACAGCAAGAGCTACGTATAAACGAAAAGATTTCACGTTTAAACGAAGCCAAAAATACGTTACTGAAAACGAAAAAACAATTACAGGAGCAAATTGATATCCCGATTTTTGGTGAGGTCTATATGCAGATAGAAGAAGCTATGCCCGTTCTGCAAGTGACAACAACTGAATTAACACCAACATCGAGCACGAGTACATATTATGCAACATTAACTAAAATCATCGAAAAGGAAGGCAGTGTCTTAAATAGTCGATATGGTTGTACATATCCTCTTGTGCCCTATAAAGATGTCAATGATATTATTTATGATGCTGTCTTCACTCCTCTTTTAACGGAGCGCACATTTTCGAAGCTTTCACCCAATGTACAGCAAACCATCATCCCTGCTGGTAAGTATGTATGCATTGCCTTTATTTATGACCCCGATACTTATTTTTCGTTCTATGAAAAATTGAGAAATTATGTGTTGGCACAGCAAGAAATTTTTGAATCACAAGTGTATGAGCTATATATGCCAGCAACTCTAACGATGGAGAAAGAAAAGAAATTTATTGTAGAATTAAAGATTAGGCAAAAACAAGAAACAATGATTTCTGCGAAAAAGTAG
- a CDS encoding MFS transporter, producing MSKKQNITLAILLSNLFIAFLGIGLVIPVLPTIMNELHISGSVVGYMVAAFAITQLIASPIAGKLVDNIGRKIMIVAGLFIFGLSEFLFGFGRSVEILFVSRMLGGVSAAFIMPAVTAYIADITTLAQRPKALGYMSAAISTGFIIGPGIGGFLAEYGTRVPFYAAGVLGLFAAILSFMFLKEPTRATDNEESAPSIVGSVKRVFSPLYFIPFILIFVLSFGLAAFESLFSLFVDHKFAFTPSDIAIIITGSGIVGALAQLILFDWLTKKMGEINVIRYSLILSAVLTFAMTIVNHYFAILFVTFFIFVGFDLIRPAVTSYLSKIAGNEQGFVGGMNSMFTSLGNIFGPILGGILFDVNLNYPYYFATIVLVLGVILALFWRKPKHIEL from the coding sequence ATGAGCAAGAAACAAAATATAACTTTAGCCATTTTACTGTCTAATCTTTTCATTGCCTTTTTAGGGATTGGCTTAGTCATCCCTGTTTTACCAACGATTATGAATGAGCTTCATATTTCGGGCTCTGTCGTTGGTTATATGGTGGCAGCCTTTGCTATCACACAATTAATCGCATCACCAATTGCTGGTAAGCTTGTCGATAATATTGGCCGCAAAATTATGATTGTTGCAGGTCTTTTTATTTTTGGACTTTCAGAGTTTTTATTCGGCTTTGGTCGTTCAGTTGAAATACTCTTTGTCTCCCGTATGCTAGGTGGCGTGAGTGCAGCTTTCATTATGCCAGCCGTAACTGCCTATATTGCCGATATTACAACATTGGCACAGCGTCCAAAAGCACTTGGTTATATGAGTGCAGCCATCAGCACAGGGTTTATAATCGGTCCTGGCATCGGTGGTTTTTTAGCTGAATATGGTACACGTGTACCATTTTATGCAGCTGGAGTACTTGGTCTGTTCGCGGCTATCCTGTCATTTATGTTTTTAAAAGAACCGACACGTGCTACAGACAATGAAGAATCGGCACCATCTATTGTTGGTAGTGTCAAGCGAGTTTTTAGCCCGCTCTACTTCATTCCATTCATTCTTATTTTCGTTCTGTCATTTGGCCTCGCTGCATTCGAATCGCTATTTAGCTTATTCGTCGATCACAAATTTGCGTTCACACCATCTGATATCGCCATTATCATTACAGGAAGTGGTATTGTAGGTGCCTTGGCTCAATTAATACTATTTGATTGGCTGACAAAGAAAATGGGCGAAATTAATGTTATTCGTTACTCACTAATCCTTTCAGCAGTTTTAACATTCGCCATGACGATAGTGAATCATTATTTTGCCATCTTATTTGTTACATTCTTTATTTTCGTAGGCTTCGATTTAATTCGTCCTGCAGTTACTTCCTATTTATCAAAAATCGCCGGAAATGAACAAGGATTTGTTGGTGGAATGAACTCTATGTTTACAAGTCTTGGTAATATTTTCGGCCCTATCTTAGGTGGTATATTGTTCGATGTGAATCTGAACTATCCATACTATTTTGCCACAATCGTCTTAGTGCTTGGCGTCATTCTTGCATTATTCTGGAGAAAGCCAAAGCATATTGAATTATAA
- a CDS encoding Asp23/Gls24 family envelope stress response protein: MAEKVGQSFVQPTPSGKEELGKIEVAAEVIEVVAGIAVNEVEGIAATRGNIATGVAERFGKKVHNKGIKSGVTETGEIAIDVFCSVKYGYAIPKVAKEVQTQIRQAILNMTALETAEVNVHITGIHFEKEETVVHE, translated from the coding sequence ATGGCAGAGAAAGTAGGACAATCTTTCGTACAACCAACACCTTCTGGAAAAGAAGAGCTTGGAAAAATTGAGGTAGCAGCAGAGGTGATCGAAGTTGTAGCTGGGATTGCTGTCAATGAAGTTGAAGGCATTGCTGCAACTCGTGGAAATATTGCGACGGGTGTCGCTGAACGTTTCGGTAAAAAAGTACACAATAAAGGCATTAAATCAGGTGTAACGGAAACTGGTGAAATTGCTATTGATGTATTTTGCTCTGTGAAATATGGATATGCCATTCCTAAGGTAGCGAAGGAAGTTCAAACCCAAATACGACAAGCTATTTTGAATATGACAGCACTAGAAACAGCAGAAGTGAATGTGCATATTACAGGAATTCATTTCGAAAAAGAAGAAACTGTAGTACATGAATAA
- a CDS encoding nucleoside triphosphate pyrophosphohydrolase, with the protein MPVYNKLVRDKILDIIQAKGLSYHARALESNELLNAIKAKMIEEASEFHDAKDRQANMEELADILELIHAAIRVLGVSYEELDATREYKKIIRGGFENGVYLIDVEDQ; encoded by the coding sequence ATGCCTGTATACAATAAGCTTGTAAGAGATAAGATTTTAGACATTATTCAAGCGAAGGGTTTATCTTATCATGCGCGAGCCCTAGAATCTAATGAGCTATTGAATGCAATAAAAGCTAAGATGATAGAAGAAGCATCAGAATTTCATGACGCAAAAGATAGACAAGCAAATATGGAGGAGCTAGCGGATATACTTGAGCTTATTCATGCAGCCATAAGAGTGTTAGGTGTAAGCTATGAAGAGCTAGATGCAACTCGTGAGTATAAGAAAATAATACGTGGTGGATTTGAAAATGGGGTTTACCTAATAGATGTCGAGGATCAATAA
- a CDS encoding tyrosine-type recombinase/integrase encodes MITKRLSYYAKKYKLNNISAHAIRRLYAINLRKKGADVVLISKALSHKSLSTTTRYLGISSDDVLKGLRDYL; translated from the coding sequence ATAATTACTAAGAGGCTTTCTTACTATGCTAAGAAATACAAGTTAAACAATATCAGTGCTCATGCTATTAGAAGGTTGTATGCAATTAACTTAAGGAAGAAGGGGGCGGATGTTGTTTTAATTAGTAAGGCGCTTTCTCATAAATCATTATCAACCACAACGAGATACTTAGGGATAAGCTCTGATGATGTATTGAAGGGACTGAGGGATTACTTGTAG